The Brachyspira hyodysenteriae ATCC 27164 genome includes a window with the following:
- a CDS encoding class I SAM-dependent methyltransferase, translating into MMNEVRKNYYGSLCTEMYEILHERASEDELNFYLSYAEKGKKILEPLCGSGRFLIPFIERGFDITGIDMSNEMLKKLKLKFPDAKTVHTDIMKYDPKEKFDYIFISSGSVSLFTDINICKQILIRIKKWLFETGKFVFAVDTIKNRCIDDNDYNIAVSVKTKENFEIVLKSKNYYEEKTQNQFSPSIYEMYNNTELIQSEFMDFQTHLYKYGEMEQYLKEVGFTQVKTYSSFEKEIAVNDECDMFLFECSFL; encoded by the coding sequence ATGATGAATGAAGTTAGAAAAAATTATTACGGCAGTCTTTGTACTGAAATGTATGAGATACTGCATGAAAGAGCATCTGAAGATGAATTAAACTTTTATCTATCTTATGCTGAAAAAGGTAAAAAGATTTTAGAACCTTTATGCGGAAGCGGAAGATTTCTAATTCCATTTATAGAAAGAGGGTTTGACATAACAGGAATAGATATGTCTAATGAAATGCTTAAAAAACTAAAATTAAAATTTCCTGATGCAAAAACAGTTCATACTGATATTATGAAATATGATCCGAAAGAAAAATTTGATTATATATTTATTAGTTCAGGTTCAGTATCATTGTTTACAGATATTAATATTTGCAAACAAATTCTAATAAGAATAAAGAAATGGCTTTTTGAAACGGGTAAATTTGTTTTTGCAGTTGATACAATAAAAAATAGATGTATAGACGATAATGATTATAATATTGCTGTATCTGTTAAAACAAAAGAAAATTTTGAAATAGTACTTAAATCAAAAAATTATTATGAAGAAAAAACTCAAAATCAGTTCTCGCCATCAATTTATGAAATGTATAATAATACAGAATTGATTCAAAGTGAGTTTATGGATTTTCAGACACACCTTTATAAATATGGTGAAATGGAGCAGTATTTAAAAGAAGTTGGATTTACTCAAGTTAAAACTTATTCTTCTTTTGAAAAGGAAATTGCAGTTAATGATGAATGTGATATGTTTTTATTTGAATGCAGTTTTTTATGA
- a CDS encoding leucine-rich repeat domain-containing protein, producing the protein MKKKYILIFMSVLVFISCSAVTMSPNNSEVTNDPSEPNYPAWSEIEPPLPVLNDEAIKYGIDISQEDNVIKEQIKIKLKEYKKEKGKYKVIFKGKPKDDYLVSASLAKLTLEVAKELSISEATIDISNVYFNERKIKSRMFRGGVYLGYFNVNFILPENIIRVIEGNSFSFLNNYLKEITIPDSVIGIDAAAFQVDESIEKITFRETSKLEYIGDLAFSYAKVKEILIPASVTYLGESVFGDYVTTVTYLGTKPNAIKNNGNVFDGCANLKTLIVPNAENIDDPAWKKFLGGKFIEVRK; encoded by the coding sequence ATGAAGAAAAAATATATATTAATATTTATGTCTGTATTGGTATTTATATCATGTTCAGCTGTAACAATGTCGCCTAATAATTCAGAAGTTACTAATGATCCTTCAGAGCCAAATTATCCTGCTTGGAGTGAAATAGAACCGCCTTTGCCTGTTTTAAATGATGAAGCAATTAAATATGGAATAGATATTTCACAAGAAGATAATGTAATAAAAGAGCAAATAAAAATAAAATTAAAAGAATATAAAAAAGAAAAAGGTAAATATAAAGTAATATTTAAAGGAAAACCAAAAGATGATTATTTAGTTTCAGCATCTCTTGCCAAATTAACATTAGAAGTTGCAAAAGAGCTATCAATTAGTGAGGCGACAATAGATATCAGTAATGTTTATTTTAATGAGAGAAAAATAAAATCTAGAATGTTTCGGGGAGGAGTTTATTTAGGTTATTTTAATGTGAATTTTATATTACCTGAAAATATTATAAGGGTTATAGAAGGAAATTCCTTTTCATTTTTAAATAATTATTTGAAAGAGATAACAATACCAGATTCTGTCATTGGTATTGATGCTGCAGCTTTTCAAGTAGATGAGTCAATTGAAAAAATCACATTTAGAGAAACAAGTAAACTTGAATATATAGGAGATTTAGCTTTTTCTTATGCAAAAGTAAAAGAAATATTAATACCTGCATCTGTTACTTATTTAGGAGAAAGCGTATTCGGAGATTATGTAACTACTGTTACTTATTTAGGAACGAAGCCTAATGCTATAAAAAATAATGGAAACGTATTTGATGGTTGCGCTAATCTTAAAACTTTAATAGTACCTAATGCTGAAAATATAGATGACCCTGCTTGGAAAAAATTTTTAGGCGGAAAATTTATTGAAGTAAGAAAATAA
- a CDS encoding GNAT family N-acetyltransferase, translating into MKHKGTIQLESERLLLRRFKIEDAKDMYNNWASDDEVTKYLIWQTHDSIDKTKLILTEWTNQYCYKDFYQWAIVLKENNFLIGSIAVVDMNDSIDMISIGYCISKKYWHKGITSEALSILIKFFFEEVEVNRIEAKHNINNPNSGKVMLKCGLKKEGVLRGIYKDNTGLADAAIYSILKNEYFN; encoded by the coding sequence ATGAAGCATAAAGGAACGATACAATTAGAAAGCGAAAGATTATTATTAAGAAGATTTAAAATAGAAGATGCAAAAGACATGTATAATAATTGGGCTAGTGATGATGAAGTTACAAAATATTTAATATGGCAGACTCATGACAGTATTGATAAAACAAAACTTATTTTAACTGAATGGACTAATCAATATTGTTACAAGGATTTTTATCAGTGGGCTATTGTATTAAAAGAAAATAATTTTTTAATAGGAAGCATAGCCGTTGTTGATATGAATGATAGTATAGATATGATTAGTATTGGTTACTGCATATCTAAAAAATATTGGCATAAAGGCATTACATCGGAGGCTTTATCGATATTAATAAAATTCTTTTTTGAAGAAGTAGAAGTTAATAGAATAGAAGCCAAACATAATATTAATAATCCAAATTCCGGAAAAGTAATGCTTAAATGCGGATTAAAAAAAGAAGGAGTATTAAGAGGTATTTATAAAGATAATACAGGACTTGCTGATGCGGCAATTTACTCTATATTAAAAAATGAGTATTTTAATTAA
- a CDS encoding HPr family phosphocarrier protein, which translates to MREFKYIINNISNIHARPLSELAKIAKDSNCEVSVKKGENLKDLKKIIGLIQLKLKVGDEVNVIINGNNDDLENTAKDNIYNFFKLNF; encoded by the coding sequence ATGAGGGAGTTTAAATATATTATTAATAATATAAGTAATATACATGCAAGACCTTTAAGTGAACTTGCAAAAATAGCTAAAGATAGCAATTGCGAAGTATCTGTAAAAAAAGGTGAAAATTTGAAGGATTTAAAAAAGATTATAGGACTTATTCAATTAAAATTGAAGGTTGGAGATGAGGTGAATGTAATTATAAATGGTAATAATGATGACTTAGAGAATACTGCAAAAGATAATATATATAATTTTTTTAAGCTTAATTTCTGA
- a CDS encoding MBOAT family O-acyltransferase produces the protein MLFNSRDFLIFFPITLILYWIFPKKLRYICLFIASYIFYMFWNPKYALLMGTSTIVTFLSGILIEKLKYKRIVVAFSFIINIAILVFFKYFDFLLLNINMILSSLNIQLIDKPFDIILPVGISFYTFQALSYTIDVYRGEIKSEKNIIKYALFVSFFPQLVAGPIERSKHLLGQIQNMDKIKRFDYHRITEGLIFMLFGYFQKMVIADRASILVDTVFNRYYIYNSTELVLSAMLFAVQIYCDFASYSLIAIGTAKVMGIDLMENFNTPYFSRSIKEFWGRWHISLSTWFRDYLYIPLGGNRCSKIRRSFNILVTFLVSGLWHGANFTFIAWGAIHGVCYLIEDITSKFRNNVLNKLGVKVQSFSFKFLEVIITFIIVDLAWIFFRAETIHDAFYYIQRMFTKIDLWRLFDGSLYKLGLDNFEMNILIISLIVLFLVDLIKYIKKETIYEFLKNQCLYFRWAVIFFLLFFIIIYGKYGAGFDPKQFIYFQF, from the coding sequence ATGTTATTTAATTCTAGAGATTTTTTGATATTTTTTCCTATAACATTAATTTTATATTGGATATTTCCAAAAAAATTAAGATATATTTGTCTATTTATAGCAAGTTATATATTTTATATGTTTTGGAATCCTAAATATGCATTATTAATGGGTACTTCTACCATTGTAACTTTTTTAAGCGGTATATTAATAGAAAAATTAAAATACAAAAGAATAGTAGTGGCATTTAGTTTTATAATAAATATTGCTATACTTGTATTTTTTAAATATTTTGATTTTCTTCTATTAAATATAAATATGATTTTATCATCATTAAATATACAATTAATAGATAAACCTTTTGATATTATTTTGCCAGTAGGAATATCATTTTATACATTTCAGGCATTAAGCTATACTATAGATGTTTACAGAGGTGAAATAAAGTCAGAAAAGAATATCATTAAATATGCTTTATTTGTATCATTCTTTCCGCAGCTAGTTGCAGGCCCAATAGAACGTTCAAAACATTTGCTAGGTCAAATACAGAATATGGATAAAATAAAAAGATTCGATTATCATAGAATAACAGAAGGACTTATTTTTATGCTTTTCGGTTATTTTCAGAAAATGGTGATAGCAGATAGGGCTTCTATATTAGTAGATACAGTATTTAATAGATATTATATTTATAATTCAACTGAATTAGTGCTTTCAGCAATGCTTTTTGCAGTGCAGATATACTGTGATTTTGCTAGCTACTCGCTTATAGCAATAGGAACGGCAAAAGTTATGGGTATAGATTTAATGGAAAACTTCAATACTCCATATTTTTCAAGAAGCATAAAAGAGTTTTGGGGAAGATGGCATATATCATTGTCTACATGGTTTAGGGATTATCTTTATATACCTTTGGGCGGAAACAGATGCTCAAAGATTAGAAGAAGTTTTAATATACTAGTAACATTTTTAGTAAGCGGACTTTGGCATGGAGCTAATTTTACTTTTATAGCTTGGGGTGCTATTCATGGTGTATGCTATTTAATAGAAGATATTACATCAAAATTTAGAAATAATGTTTTAAATAAATTGGGTGTAAAAGTACAAAGTTTTAGTTTTAAATTTCTTGAAGTTATTATTACATTTATAATAGTAGATTTAGCTTGGATATTTTTCAGAGCAGAAACTATACATGATGCTTTTTATTATATACAAAGAATGTTCACCAAAATAGATTTATGGCGTTTATTTGACGGTTCATTATACAAATTAGGATTAGATAATTTTGAAATGAATATACTTATAATATCTTTGATAGTGCTTTTTTTAGTTGATTTGATAAAATATATAAAGAAAGAAACTATTTATGAATTTTTAAAAAATCAATGTTTGTATTTCAGATGGGCTGTAATATTTTTCTTATTATTCTTCATTATAATATATGGAAAATACGGTGCTGGTTTTGACCCTAAGCAATTTATATATTTCCAATTTTAG
- a CDS encoding alpha-hydroxy-acid oxidizing protein: MTYKEIIEVAKDCMGFCKACPICNGKVCKNCMPGPGAKGIGDVAIRNYDKWREIRLNMDTICSNEDIDTSFELFGKKFKYPIFAGPVGAVQLHYGNKYTEEEYNDILVKSCAEAGIAAFTGDGVNANVMIAATTMIKKQNGIGVPTVKPWNIDVIKEKMKLVADSNAFAVAMDVDAAGLPFLKNLTPKAGSKTVDELKQIKEIAKRPFIIKGIMTAKGAKKAVEAGADAIIVSNHGGRVLDQCPATAEVLPEIADAVKGKIKILVDGGIRNGTDILKAIALGADGVVIARTFVIAAYGGGEEGVKSYADQLGAELEDAMTMCGVHSLKEITRDVVRL, from the coding sequence ATGACTTATAAAGAAATTATAGAAGTTGCAAAAGACTGTATGGGATTCTGTAAGGCATGCCCAATATGTAATGGAAAAGTATGTAAAAATTGTATGCCTGGACCTGGTGCTAAAGGAATAGGAGATGTTGCTATTAGAAATTATGATAAATGGAGAGAAATAAGACTCAATATGGATACAATATGTTCTAATGAAGATATTGATACTTCTTTTGAGTTATTCGGAAAAAAATTTAAATATCCTATATTTGCTGGTCCTGTAGGTGCAGTTCAGCTTCACTACGGCAATAAATATACAGAAGAAGAATACAATGATATATTAGTAAAATCTTGCGCAGAAGCAGGAATTGCAGCTTTCACAGGTGACGGGGTTAATGCTAATGTAATGATTGCAGCAACTACTATGATAAAAAAACAAAACGGCATAGGAGTACCAACAGTTAAGCCTTGGAATATAGATGTTATAAAAGAAAAAATGAAATTAGTTGCAGATTCAAATGCTTTTGCTGTTGCTATGGACGTTGATGCTGCAGGACTTCCTTTCTTAAAAAATCTTACTCCAAAAGCAGGAAGCAAAACTGTAGATGAATTAAAACAAATAAAAGAAATTGCAAAAAGACCATTCATAATAAAAGGAATAATGACTGCTAAAGGAGCTAAAAAAGCTGTTGAGGCTGGAGCTGATGCAATAATAGTATCAAATCATGGAGGACGTGTACTTGATCAATGTCCTGCTACTGCTGAAGTTTTGCCTGAAATTGCTGATGCTGTTAAAGGCAAAATTAAAATATTAGTAGACGGCGGTATTAGAAATGGTACTGATATATTAAAAGCTATTGCTTTGGGTGCTGACGGTGTTGTTATTGCTAGAACATTTGTAATAGCTGCTTATGGCGGCGGAGAAGAAGGAGTTAAATCTTATGCTGATCAATTAGGTGCTGAACTTGAAGATGCTATGACTATGTGCGGTGTTCACAGCTTAAAAGAAATAACTAGAGATGTAGTAAGACTTTAA
- a CDS encoding SGNH/GDSL hydrolase family protein, which translates to MIKNTIKIICFIAIFITLLWFSSRVLRFKNDNGIYQGDSFYEQRTNGIDVMFMGSSHVHYNINPAILYNEYGIAAYNFTSGSQPIWSTYHYLVEVLKYQKPKLIALESYIVAASRTNVVDYQIVAATYALKWSKNRVESLKVTAAERFDEFINPMYRYHNRYKDLKDEDFLPYANNYNHYKYFKGYSFHNKTFPVQRPDIENIKDTLPLLEEQETYYRKILELAKTNNIPIVVIASPFPMTDDEARHFNRVGEIAKEYDVPFMNFNHYYDDYDLDFWTDYNDAGHLNYKGVQKYTSFLGKYLKDNFDLPDRRGDTNYDTWEKNALYEYNKVYDMNLRDIENIHDYMTKITNLNDYTIVINMLGEYKTNDNVVKGLYSNFNITNEMYTNNISYVIDKNKLVFSSMGATNYLYHKELNKYNDLVIDSGNRIMISRSNLRKTTNGVNIIVYDNITSEVVDFFDLPYTNDSISEVIERDY; encoded by the coding sequence ATGATAAAAAACACAATAAAAATTATTTGCTTTATAGCTATATTTATTACATTGCTCTGGTTTTCAAGCAGAGTTTTAAGATTCAAAAATGATAACGGAATATATCAAGGCGACAGTTTTTATGAACAAAGAACTAACGGCATAGATGTTATGTTTATGGGAAGCAGCCATGTTCATTATAATATTAATCCTGCTATACTTTACAATGAATATGGTATTGCAGCATATAATTTCACTTCAGGAAGCCAGCCTATTTGGAGTACTTATCATTATTTAGTGGAAGTGTTAAAATATCAAAAACCTAAATTAATTGCATTAGAGTCTTATATTGTTGCAGCAAGCAGAACTAATGTTGTAGATTATCAGATTGTTGCAGCTACTTATGCATTGAAATGGTCAAAAAATAGGGTTGAATCTTTAAAAGTTACTGCTGCAGAGAGATTTGATGAGTTTATAAATCCTATGTACAGATATCATAACAGATATAAAGATTTAAAAGATGAAGATTTTCTGCCTTATGCTAATAACTATAATCATTATAAATATTTTAAAGGCTATTCTTTTCATAATAAAACATTCCCAGTACAAAGACCGGATATAGAAAATATTAAAGATACTTTACCTTTGCTTGAAGAGCAGGAAACTTATTATAGAAAAATATTGGAATTAGCAAAGACAAATAATATACCTATTGTTGTAATAGCTTCGCCTTTTCCTATGACTGATGATGAAGCAAGACATTTTAATAGAGTAGGTGAGATTGCAAAAGAATATGATGTTCCTTTTATGAATTTCAATCATTATTATGATGATTATGATTTGGATTTTTGGACAGACTATAATGATGCAGGACATTTAAATTATAAAGGAGTTCAGAAATATACTTCTTTTTTGGGTAAATATTTAAAAGATAATTTTGATTTGCCTGACAGAAGAGGCGATACAAATTATGACACTTGGGAGAAGAATGCTTTATATGAGTATAATAAAGTTTATGATATGAACTTAAGAGATATAGAAAATATTCATGATTATATGACAAAAATAACTAATCTTAATGACTATACTATAGTGATTAATATGCTCGGAGAATACAAAACAAATGATAATGTTGTAAAAGGATTATACTCTAATTTTAATATAACTAATGAAATGTATACTAATAATATTTCTTATGTTATAGATAAAAATAAATTAGTATTTTCTTCAATGGGGGCGACTAATTATCTTTATCATAAAGAGCTTAATAAATATAATGATCTAGTTATTGACAGCGGAAACAGAATAATGATAAGCAGGAGCAATTTAAGAAAAACTACAAATGGAGTTAACATAATAGTATATGACAATATAACTTCCGAAGTTGTTGATTTCTTTGATTTACCTTATACTAATGATTCAATAAGCGAAGTAATAGAAAGAGATTATTGA
- a CDS encoding BglG family transcription antiterminator: MNVKYIKEILSSLSADSYITAEALSKQLNVSEKTIRTKVREINYELQKLNIKIESKPRYGYKLICDNYDNFKSMDFLSNINNDMDYRIRIIFKYLIEINSEYIKADDICDSLDISKTTLTNILKIMEYNLKYHNLKLERRPNYGIRLIGNEFDIRNFIICNYLNDFLYENNMNEKLIGIIINFLNKYEIKFSEINLENFIQYINVSISRIKNNNFICSYEKDIIKDISEEIRLSEELIKQIQNEIDIEFNDTEIIFIAIHIASKNLFSINENYNSVIQDKFSDIIDKMLDMVYKNLKIDLRNNFNLILLLNQHMIPLDIRIKYNIFQKNPMLNDIKNNYSLSFLLASESVAILKDYYNKDISEDEIGYLALLFQIGLEETVESINKMNILIVCGSGKTTSNLLVTKYRKEFNNYIENIYAEDLMGLKDFDFSKVDYVFSTVPINVKLPIPIVYISNFLKSDDIINVKNTFESLNRNIILEYYKEEMFTTYIKGDTKEEIIKNICSEIKKYKNIPDNFYELVMKREQLAETDIGNLVAIPHPIEVVTKDTFVYVAVLDKPILWQKNNVQVVFLISVSNKNDDLKNFYQYTTNFLLNESSVKKLIENKTFENLIFLLKTNSE; the protein is encoded by the coding sequence TGTCAGTGAAAAAACAATTAGAACAAAAGTTAGAGAAATCAATTATGAATTGCAGAAACTTAATATAAAAATAGAATCTAAACCAAGATACGGATATAAATTAATATGCGATAATTATGATAATTTTAAATCTATGGATTTTTTATCAAATATTAATAATGATATGGATTATAGAATTAGAATAATTTTTAAATATTTAATAGAAATAAACAGCGAATATATAAAGGCTGATGATATATGTGATTCTTTGGATATATCTAAAACTACATTGACAAATATATTAAAGATTATGGAGTATAATTTAAAATATCATAATCTTAAACTTGAAAGAAGACCTAATTATGGTATTAGATTGATAGGAAATGAATTTGATATAAGAAATTTTATAATATGCAATTATTTAAATGATTTCTTATATGAAAACAATATGAATGAAAAATTAATAGGAATAATTATAAATTTTCTTAATAAATATGAAATAAAATTTTCAGAAATTAATTTAGAAAATTTTATTCAATATATAAATGTATCAATAAGTAGAATAAAAAATAATAACTTTATATGCAGTTATGAAAAAGATATTATTAAAGACATATCTGAAGAGATAAGATTATCAGAAGAATTAATAAAGCAGATACAAAATGAAATTGATATAGAGTTTAATGATACAGAAATTATATTTATAGCCATACATATAGCTTCTAAGAATTTATTTTCTATAAATGAAAATTATAATTCTGTTATACAGGATAAATTTTCAGATATAATTGATAAGATGCTTGATATGGTATATAAAAATTTGAAAATAGATTTGAGAAATAATTTTAATTTGATACTCCTTCTGAATCAGCATATGATACCTTTGGATATAAGAATAAAATATAATATATTTCAAAAAAATCCTATGCTTAATGATATAAAAAATAATTACAGTCTTTCATTTTTATTAGCCTCTGAAAGTGTAGCAATATTAAAGGACTATTATAATAAAGATATATCAGAAGATGAGATAGGGTATTTAGCATTGTTATTTCAAATAGGCTTGGAAGAAACAGTAGAAAGTATAAATAAAATGAATATATTGATAGTATGCGGAAGCGGAAAAACAACTTCAAATCTATTGGTTACAAAGTATAGAAAAGAATTTAATAATTATATAGAAAATATTTATGCAGAAGATTTAATGGGATTAAAGGATTTTGATTTTTCTAAAGTAGATTATGTCTTTTCTACTGTTCCTATCAATGTAAAACTTCCTATTCCAATAGTTTATATAAGTAATTTTTTAAAAAGCGATGATATTATCAATGTTAAAAATACATTTGAATCTTTAAATAGAAATATTATTTTAGAGTACTATAAAGAAGAAATGTTTACAACTTATATAAAGGGCGATACAAAGGAAGAAATCATAAAAAATATATGTTCTGAAATAAAAAAATATAAAAATATACCTGATAATTTTTATGAATTGGTTATGAAAAGGGAACAGTTAGCAGAAACTGATATAGGTAATTTAGTAGCAATACCTCATCCTATAGAGGTTGTTACAAAAGATACATTTGTTTATGTTGCTGTATTGGACAAGCCTATATTATGGCAGAAGAATAATGTTCAGGTGGTATTTTTGATTTCTGTATCAAATAAAAATGATGATTTGAAAAACTTTTATCAATATACTACTAATTTTCTTCTTAATGAAAGCAGCGTTAAAAAATTAATAGAGAATAAAACTTTTGAAAATTTGATTTTTCTTCTTAAAACTAATTCTGAATAA
- a CDS encoding tetratricopeptide repeat protein produces the protein MAKISNYLLSKHIEKCKISLKAFEEREIPDLKDDFKEEAEKILYEANNFLNSIDPFNYSDFDDFNSKAENFNDELNRILETFYIKEPDELYTYNRFIEYFHYDETMFNDENDEIDINDLDTLDEYFDCNTNGVALNNMGSYRYAIDKYSEAIDLIDYYALAYYNRGLARNNLGFFKKAIKDYDKAIELSKNYKDAYYNRGVAKNHAGLHKEAIEDYNKVIELDNKNIDAYNNRGVSKNYLQLFDEAMKDFNKILELEPNNYCAYSNRGNSKNDLGLYKEAIEDYNKAIEINPNYSDAYYNRGNSKKELGLFKEAIEDYDNAIKWKPNDINAYMSRGNAKYDLELYEEAMKDYDKIIKLDHNYVDAYYNRANAKRELGLYKESIKDYDKAIYLNPNYSDAYNNRGLSKSELGMYEEAIKDYEESIDLCADNPEAYYNIGSAKYDLDLLKDSIKYYDKAIELRPTYSEAYNNRGLSKNDLGLYKEAIKDYDKSIELNPNDSNTYNNRGLTKYSLGLYKEAIKDYTKAIELTPNYTNAYGNRGSAKDELGQYKEAIKDYDKAIELAPNTAYLYNDRGWVKKNAGLYKEALKDYKKALELDPNNEYAKSNIESLKKEHGLK, from the coding sequence ATGGCAAAAATATCTAATTATCTTCTTAGTAAACATATAGAAAAATGCAAAATATCATTAAAGGCTTTTGAAGAAAGAGAAATTCCAGATTTAAAAGATGATTTTAAAGAAGAAGCAGAAAAAATTCTATACGAGGCGAATAATTTTTTAAATAGCATTGATCCATTCAATTATTCTGATTTTGATGATTTTAACAGCAAGGCAGAAAATTTTAATGATGAATTAAACAGAATACTCGAAACATTTTATATAAAAGAGCCTGATGAACTTTATACTTATAACAGGTTTATTGAGTATTTTCATTATGATGAAACTATGTTTAATGATGAAAATGATGAAATTGATATTAATGATTTAGATACTTTAGATGAATATTTCGATTGCAATACCAATGGAGTTGCTTTAAACAATATGGGATCATATCGATATGCTATAGATAAATATAGTGAAGCTATAGACTTGATTGATTATTATGCATTAGCTTATTATAACAGAGGACTTGCTAGAAATAATTTAGGATTTTTTAAGAAAGCTATAAAGGATTATGACAAAGCTATAGAATTAAGTAAAAATTATAAAGATGCTTATTATAATAGAGGAGTCGCTAAAAATCATGCTGGTTTACATAAAGAGGCTATTGAAGATTATAATAAGGTTATAGAGTTAGACAATAAAAATATAGATGCATATAATAATAGGGGAGTTTCCAAAAATTATTTACAGCTTTTTGATGAGGCTATGAAAGATTTTAATAAGATTTTAGAATTAGAGCCTAATAATTATTGTGCTTATAGCAACAGAGGCAATTCTAAAAATGATTTGGGACTTTATAAAGAGGCTATTGAAGATTATAACAAAGCTATAGAAATTAATCCAAATTATTCAGATGCTTATTATAATAGAGGAAATTCAAAAAAAGAGTTAGGTTTATTTAAAGAAGCTATAGAAGATTATGATAATGCTATAAAATGGAAACCTAATGATATAAATGCTTATATGAGTAGAGGAAATGCTAAATATGATTTAGAATTATATGAAGAAGCTATGAAAGATTATGATAAAATTATAAAATTGGATCATAATTATGTAGATGCTTATTATAACAGGGCAAATGCAAAAAGAGAGTTAGGTTTATATAAGGAATCTATAAAAGATTATGATAAAGCTATATATTTGAATCCTAATTATAGTGATGCATATAATAATAGAGGGCTTTCTAAAAGTGAGTTAGGAATGTATGAAGAAGCCATAAAAGATTATGAAGAATCTATAGATTTATGTGCGGATAATCCAGAAGCCTATTATAATATAGGAAGTGCTAAATATGATTTGGATCTTTTAAAAGACTCAATTAAATATTATGATAAGGCTATAGAATTAAGACCAACTTACAGTGAAGCATATAATAACCGAGGACTTTCTAAAAATGATTTGGGACTTTATAAAGAAGCTATAAAAGATTATGATAAATCTATAGAGTTAAACCCTAATGACAGCAATACTTATAATAATAGAGGGCTTACTAAATATAGTTTAGGCTTGTATAAAGAAGCTATAAAAGACTATACTAAGGCTATAGAATTGACTCCTAATTATACAAATGCTTATGGAAACAGGGGAAGTGCTAAAGATGAATTAGGACAGTATAAAGAAGCTATAAAGGATTATGATAAAGCTATAGAATTAGCACCAAATACGGCTTATTTATATAATGATAGAGGATGGGTTAAGAAAAATGCAGGACTATATAAAGAAGCTTTAAAAGATTATAAAAAAGCTTTAGAATTAGATCCTAATAATGAATATGCAAAGAGCAATATTGAAAGTCTTAAAAAAGAACATGGCTTGAAATAA